Proteins found in one Patescibacteria group bacterium genomic segment:
- a CDS encoding AbrB/MazE/SpoVT family DNA-binding domain-containing protein: MGKQKIIKTGNSLAVTIPSDFVRNVGVKAGQTVQVKVEPETGKVTYSFSGTRQLPLVSLTKRRKVKK; encoded by the coding sequence GTGGGAAAACAAAAAATCATTAAAACTGGTAATAGTTTGGCGGTAACCATTCCTTCAGATTTTGTTAGAAATGTGGGGGTTAAAGCTGGCCAGACGGTTCAGGTTAAAGTTGAACCAGAAACCGGCAAGGTGACTTATTCTTTTAGCGGCACTCGCCAACTACCTTTAGTTTCTTTGACTAAGAGGAGAAAAGTTAAGAAATGA
- a CDS encoding RNHCP domain-containing protein, with product MLPKKKFIKKVEDFICDVCGFKIKGAGYTDHCPHCLFSKHVDINPGDRQATCHGLMEPIGITQRKGKQQILYRCQKCGYQRFNKVSLEDNQEKLLEISSLPIKE from the coding sequence ATGCTCCCAAAGAAAAAATTTATTAAAAAGGTTGAAGATTTTATCTGTGATGTTTGTGGTTTCAAAATAAAAGGTGCTGGTTACACTGATCATTGTCCTCATTGTCTTTTCAGCAAACATGTTGATATTAACCCTGGAGACAGGCAAGCAACTTGCCATGGTTTAATGGAACCAATTGGTATTACTCAAAGAAAAGGCAAACAGCAAATTCTCTATCGCTGTCAAAAGTGTGGCTATCAAAGGTTCAATAAGGTCTCACTAGAAGATAATCAAGAAAAACTTCTTGAAATTTCCTCACTCCCTATTAAAGAATAA
- the secD gene encoding protein translocase subunit SecD, whose translation MRDRRYLLWLIILLTVVAIFVDLPTRIPLKFSFNGFKIDQELTRPILNFQIGKFRFFRDLEVKQGIDLAGGSHLVFQAEMSGIGEDNREAALEAARENIERRINLFGLAEALVQTSKLGDNYRLIVELPGVTDVDQAVDLIGQTAQLDFRELSPEATAAATLEDYQKTDLTGADLNESQVQFDPNTGEPVVGLEFSDEGARKFGEITARNVGKPVAIFLDEMPVTIPLVREKITTGKAVISGEFTTEEAKLLATQLNAGALPIPIKIVEQRNVGATLGAESVKKSVQAGLIGLLMVILFMAAYYGRLGILADIGLIIYGLITLMLYKLIPVTLTLPGIAGFILSVGMAVDANILIFERMKEEIRDGKSKSLAMELGFGRAWDSIRDANVATLITCFILFNPFSWSFLNTSGMVRGFALTLGLGVLLSLFTGVVVTRTILRTFSGKETQ comes from the coding sequence ATGAGAGATCGCCGTTATCTGCTCTGGCTGATTATTCTTCTGACCGTGGTGGCGATTTTTGTTGATTTACCCACGAGAATTCCCCTAAAGTTTAGTTTTAATGGTTTTAAAATAGATCAAGAACTTACCAGACCAATTTTAAATTTTCAGATTGGTAAATTCAGATTTTTTCGTGATTTAGAAGTTAAACAAGGCATTGATTTGGCTGGCGGCAGCCATTTAGTTTTTCAAGCGGAGATGAGTGGCATCGGCGAAGATAATCGAGAGGCAGCTTTGGAGGCGGCTAGAGAGAATATTGAAAGAAGAATTAATTTGTTTGGTTTAGCTGAAGCTTTAGTTCAGACTTCAAAATTGGGAGATAACTATCGTTTAATTGTTGAACTGCCTGGGGTGACTGATGTTGACCAAGCCGTTGATTTAATCGGCCAGACAGCTCAACTTGATTTTCGGGAATTAAGCCCTGAAGCCACGGCCGCGGCCACCCTTGAAGATTATCAAAAAACAGATTTAACCGGGGCGGATTTGAATGAAAGCCAAGTTCAGTTTGATCCTAATACAGGCGAACCAGTGGTTGGTTTGGAATTTAGTGATGAGGGGGCAAGAAAGTTCGGGGAGATAACAGCTAGGAATGTGGGTAAGCCAGTGGCCATCTTTCTTGATGAAATGCCGGTAACGATACCGCTAGTTAGGGAAAAAATTACTACCGGTAAAGCGGTGATTAGTGGTGAATTTACCACCGAAGAAGCTAAATTACTGGCAACCCAACTTAATGCTGGGGCTTTACCCATCCCCATTAAAATCGTTGAGCAAAGGAATGTAGGGGCAACTTTGGGCGCTGAGTCAGTCAAAAAGAGTGTTCAGGCAGGCTTAATTGGCTTATTAATGGTGATTTTGTTTATGGCGGCCTATTATGGCCGCTTAGGCATTTTAGCTGATATTGGTTTGATTATTTATGGTTTGATTACCTTAATGCTTTATAAATTAATTCCCGTGACTTTGACTTTACCGGGAATTGCGGGTTTCATTCTTTCTGTGGGGATGGCGGTTGATGCTAATATCTTGATTTTTGAGAGGATGAAAGAAGAGATTAGAGACGGTAAATCAAAATCACTGGCCATGGAATTAGGTTTTGGCCGGGCTTGGGATTCGATTCGGGATGCCAATGTGGCTACCTTGATTACCTGTTTTATTCTTTTTAATCCTTTTAGTTGGTCTTTTCTTAATACCTCGGGTATGGTGCGTGGTTTTGCTTTAACTCTTGGTTTGGGAGTTTTATTAAGTTTGTTTACTGGGGTGGTGGTTACTCGAACAATTTTAAGAACCTTTTCCGGGAAGGAGACACAATGA
- a CDS encoding DUF3048 domain-containing protein — MSLNKKKLTMIIGGLLLYLASTGVSYAAFHFIVSPAPSMISPLAVDEARSRVDLTAPKTEACPLNGQLFTKGEKGIWEGRRPLTIMIENHADSRPQSGLSKADVVYEAVAEGGITRFLAVYYCGAVAEDFIIGPVRSARTYFMDFTSEYGDYPLYTHVGGANKPGLANALGQIADYGWLAKGNDMNQFSLGFPTFWRDYERLGRPVATEHTMYSTADKLYAIAHDRGLDAKDDEGNQWDKDWQSWEFKDDAQDKGDVDKIEFSFWSGQQEYGVDWQYDQGNNQYLRFNGGQEHKDLDYDKQLIAKVVVAQFMIEKGPIDELKHLLYTTTGTGKALVFQDGQVIQATWNKANRKTRTIFKDAKGEEIKFNRGPIWIETLPVGNEVSY, encoded by the coding sequence ATGAGTTTAAATAAAAAGAAATTAACGATGATCATTGGTGGTCTTCTTTTATATTTAGCTTCAACAGGAGTTTCTTACGCTGCCTTTCATTTTATTGTCAGTCCTGCTCCTAGTATGATTTCACCTTTGGCTGTCGATGAAGCCAGATCAAGGGTTGACTTAACCGCGCCTAAGACAGAAGCTTGTCCTCTTAATGGTCAACTATTCACTAAAGGAGAAAAGGGAATTTGGGAGGGTCGACGACCTTTAACCATTATGATTGAGAATCATGCTGATTCTCGGCCTCAATCCGGTCTTTCTAAAGCTGATGTTGTTTACGAAGCCGTAGCCGAGGGAGGGATTACCCGCTTCTTAGCCGTTTACTATTGTGGGGCAGTAGCTGAAGATTTTATCATTGGTCCAGTTCGCTCGGCCCGGACTTACTTTATGGATTTTACTTCAGAGTATGGCGACTATCCTCTTTATACTCATGTTGGTGGGGCTAACAAACCAGGTCTAGCCAATGCTTTAGGCCAGATTGCTGATTATGGCTGGCTAGCTAAGGGTAATGACATGAATCAATTTTCTCTTGGTTTTCCTACTTTTTGGCGTGATTATGAGCGCTTAGGACGACCGGTGGCGACCGAACACACAATGTATTCCACCGCCGATAAACTCTACGCAATCGCTCATGATCGGGGTCTTGATGCCAAAGATGATGAGGGTAATCAATGGGACAAAGATTGGCAGTCTTGGGAATTTAAAGACGACGCTCAGGATAAAGGTGATGTTGATAAGATTGAGTTTAGTTTTTGGAGTGGCCAGCAAGAGTATGGAGTGGATTGGCAATATGATCAAGGGAATAATCAATATCTGCGTTTTAATGGTGGTCAGGAACATAAGGACTTGGACTATGATAAGCAGTTAATTGCTAAGGTGGTCGTGGCTCAGTTTATGATTGAAAAAGGTCCGATTGATGAGTTGAAGCATTTACTCTATACGACCACCGGTACAGGTAAGGCCTTGGTTTTTCAAGATGGGCAGGTAATCCAGGCGACCTGGAACAAAGCCAATCGTAAGACAAGAACGATTTTCAAAGATGCTAAGGGAGAAGAGATTAAGTTCAATCGTGGTCCTATCTGGATTGAGACTCTTCCAGTTGGCAACGAAGTTAGTTATTAA
- a CDS encoding cytidylate kinase family protein, translated as MKYKNIAVTGKIIASGSTTLAWELAKKLGWRFHTAGEIFRQYCQKKSWPIERYQDVPEEIDKEVDEKAKKMMEKEEKIVYEGWLAGWLTREMPHVFRVLCVAPLEVRIKRFAQREKVSLKEAREKVTFRDKTTIEKHQRLYKIKDQFDKNYFHLIVETDKMTPKEEVKLVFSKLGWKS; from the coding sequence ATGAAATATAAAAACATTGCCGTGACTGGCAAAATCATTGCTTCGGGTTCAACTACTTTGGCTTGGGAATTGGCCAAAAAACTTGGTTGGCGGTTTCATACGGCCGGAGAAATTTTTCGCCAGTACTGTCAGAAAAAAAGTTGGCCAATTGAGCGATACCAAGATGTCCCTGAAGAAATTGATAAAGAAGTGGATGAAAAAGCCAAAAAAATGATGGAGAAAGAAGAAAAGATTGTTTATGAGGGTTGGTTAGCTGGTTGGTTGACTAGAGAAATGCCTCATGTTTTCCGGGTTCTTTGTGTGGCTCCTTTAGAAGTTCGGATTAAAAGATTTGCCCAGAGAGAAAAAGTTTCTCTTAAAGAAGCCAGAGAAAAAGTTACTTTTCGTGACAAAACGACCATAGAAAAACACCAACGGCTTTACAAAATTAAAGATCAATTTGATAAAAACTATTTTCATTTAATTGTTGAAACAGACAAGATGACACCCAAAGAAGAAGTCAAACTTGTTTTTAGTAAGCTTGGTTGGAAAAGTTGA
- a CDS encoding undecaprenyl-diphosphate phosphatase, which produces MSYLQAIILGLVQGLTEFLPISSSGHLVIFQKLFALPEPPVLFDILVHLGTLGAIIFYFRKEWLKISKKTIYLIIVGTIPAAIVGLFLQNYITQIFNSLRLVGLALLFTSVLLFLTYRFKSLNRQFDKLNWRDALFIGIFQALAIIPGISRSGATIVSALGRKTERKTAFRFSFYLVVPAILGALVLQIPDLIYSPCGYLGQGVLGMIIAGIIGYFALKILERVLMKAKFWFFGFYCLVIGLIVFFS; this is translated from the coding sequence ATGAGTTACCTTCAGGCAATCATTCTTGGTCTTGTCCAGGGTTTAACAGAATTCCTACCGATTTCTTCTTCAGGTCATTTGGTTATCTTCCAAAAACTCTTTGCTCTACCCGAACCCCCGGTTTTATTTGATATTTTAGTTCATCTTGGCACTCTAGGAGCGATTATTTTTTATTTTAGAAAAGAGTGGTTAAAGATTTCTAAGAAAACCATTTACTTGATTATTGTCGGCACAATTCCCGCCGCTATCGTTGGTCTTTTTCTCCAAAATTATATTACTCAAATTTTCAATTCATTAAGATTAGTGGGATTGGCTTTATTATTTACCAGTGTTTTGCTTTTTCTCACTTATCGATTTAAATCATTAAACCGCCAGTTTGATAAATTAAACTGGCGAGATGCTCTTTTTATTGGTATTTTCCAAGCCTTGGCGATTATTCCTGGAATCTCTCGTTCAGGGGCAACAATTGTTTCTGCTTTAGGACGCAAGACAGAAAGAAAAACGGCTTTTCGATTCTCTTTTTATTTAGTCGTGCCTGCCATTCTAGGCGCTTTGGTTTTACAAATTCCGGATTTGATTTATTCACCTTGTGGCTATTTGGGACAAGGTGTTCTGGGAATGATAATTGCCGGCATTATTGGCTATTTTGCTTTAAAGATTTTGGAAAGAGTCTTGATGAAGGCCAAGTTTTGGTTTTTTGGTTTTTATTGTCTGGTCATTGGTTTGATTGTTTTTTTTAGTTAG
- the recJ gene encoding single-stranded-DNA-specific exonuclease RecJ produces MRWKVLARIKSTKSQGRREEIVKALFKNRDLKTKKQQKEFLNPKDPCQLTPQDVGISLVQLNKALKRIKQAIKKKEKVIVYGDYDTDGVCATAIMWETLNKLGLNVLPFIPRREEGYGLKVEVIDQMVKEGVKLIITVDQGIVTYRQVAHAKKTGIDVIITDHHQPGKKRPKARAIIHTTQLAGCGVAWFLAKWLVKKIKVKARPPDLDLVTIGTITDMVPLVGLNRSIVKFGLSQVNKTKRAGLLALYQFAGLDKKEIDTYEVGFIIGPRINASGRMDDPMEALRLICTNDENRAISLAQKIDQKNRERQELMKQTTLHARELWLKEDGESPLIFIYHQSYEHGVVGLVASKLKDEFYRPAIILAPRKDRWVGSGRSIEEFNIIEAIRELKDIIGDHGGHRLAAGFDVSQEKLEEAKQRLIEKAEKDLGKKKSGPRIEIEIEVELTDLNLALYQEINKFAPFGMNNSQPVFSSRQVRIANLKRVGADNQHFKFRVNGFEVIAFGQGELLPQLSTKQPVDLAYNLFLNQWNGRQQLELRIKDIKIPE; encoded by the coding sequence ATGAGATGGAAAGTTTTAGCAAGAATTAAATCTACTAAATCCCAAGGAAGAAGAGAAGAAATAGTTAAAGCTCTTTTTAAGAACCGTGATTTGAAGACAAAAAAACAACAAAAAGAATTTCTTAATCCCAAAGATCCCTGCCAATTGACGCCTCAAGATGTTGGCATTTCCTTGGTTCAATTAAATAAAGCGCTTAAAAGAATTAAACAAGCAATTAAGAAAAAAGAAAAAGTCATTGTTTATGGTGATTATGATACTGATGGTGTTTGCGCGACGGCGATTATGTGGGAAACTCTAAATAAATTAGGTTTGAATGTCCTGCCCTTTATCCCTCGAAGAGAAGAAGGCTATGGTTTGAAGGTTGAGGTGATTGATCAAATGGTTAAGGAGGGAGTCAAATTAATTATTACTGTCGATCAAGGAATCGTGACTTATCGTCAAGTAGCTCATGCCAAAAAAACAGGGATTGATGTCATTATTACTGATCACCATCAGCCTGGAAAAAAGAGACCTAAGGCAAGAGCCATTATCCATACCACCCAATTAGCTGGTTGTGGTGTGGCTTGGTTTTTGGCCAAGTGGCTGGTTAAAAAAATTAAAGTTAAAGCCAGACCTCCTGATTTAGATTTAGTTACCATTGGAACAATCACCGATATGGTCCCTCTGGTTGGTCTTAACCGCTCGATTGTGAAATTCGGATTGAGCCAGGTTAACAAAACTAAGCGAGCTGGTTTGTTAGCTCTTTATCAATTCGCTGGTCTTGATAAAAAAGAGATTGATACCTATGAAGTCGGTTTTATTATTGGCCCAAGAATCAATGCCAGTGGCAGGATGGACGATCCGATGGAAGCGCTTCGCTTAATTTGTACTAATGATGAAAATCGAGCGATCAGTTTAGCCCAGAAAATTGACCAAAAAAATCGTGAGCGTCAGGAATTAATGAAACAAACCACTCTTCATGCTCGAGAACTTTGGTTAAAAGAAGATGGCGAAAGTCCTTTGATCTTTATTTACCATCAGTCTTATGAGCATGGTGTTGTTGGTTTGGTAGCGAGCAAATTAAAAGACGAATTTTATCGACCAGCCATTATTTTAGCGCCCAGAAAAGATCGTTGGGTAGGTTCGGGCCGGTCAATTGAAGAGTTTAATATTATTGAGGCCATTCGGGAATTGAAAGATATTATTGGTGACCATGGTGGTCATCGTTTGGCGGCTGGTTTTGATGTCAGCCAGGAGAAATTAGAAGAAGCTAAACAGAGATTAATAGAAAAGGCGGAAAAAGATTTAGGCAAGAAAAAATCAGGACCGAGAATAGAAATTGAAATAGAGGTTGAGTTAACTGATTTAAACTTAGCTCTTTATCAAGAAATTAATAAATTTGCCCCTTTTGGGATGAATAATTCTCAACCAGTTTTTTCCAGCCGGCAAGTAAGAATTGCTAATCTTAAAAGAGTCGGGGCTGATAATCAACATTTTAAATTTAGAGTTAATGGCTTTGAGGTGATTGCTTTTGGTCAGGGAGAATTATTACCTCAACTTTCAACCAAACAACCAGTTGACCTTGCCTATAATCTTTTTCTTAATCAATGGAATGGCCGCCAGCAGTTAGAGTTAAGAATTAAAGACATTAAAATTCCAGAATAA
- a CDS encoding AI-2E family transporter — MPKKIEISHRTIIFTAAFLILLGLLWQIRQIIIGLFVALVLMTAINPTIDRLEKMKVPRILGIILVYILILFIIGLVIAGVIPPLVDQTSTLIANTPKFIEDLRIPNIDQRIIESQIQQLGSVPANLVKISVGILTNVVAIVALLVITFYLLLERKNLNRYLHILFGGDGERRAEKFIDAMEEKIGGWIRAQMVSMIIIGVMSYLGLRLLGIEFALPLALLAGLFEVVPNIGPVAASIPAILAGITVSPLMALAVAALYFLIQQIESTFIYPQIVGKEAGVNPLIIIISLTIGFKLGGILGAVLAVPCVLLIQVITSEFFSSEKFNRF, encoded by the coding sequence ATGCCTAAGAAAATTGAAATTTCTCATCGAACGATTATCTTCACCGCTGCTTTTTTAATTCTTCTCGGTTTACTTTGGCAAATAAGACAAATAATTATTGGTTTATTTGTTGCTTTAGTTTTAATGACGGCCATTAATCCCACGATTGACCGTTTGGAGAAAATGAAAGTTCCTCGGATTTTGGGAATTATTTTAGTTTATATTTTAATTTTGTTTATTATCGGTCTGGTAATTGCTGGTGTGATTCCACCCTTGGTTGATCAAACTTCAACTTTAATTGCCAATACCCCAAAATTCATTGAGGATCTACGTATTCCTAATATTGATCAGCGAATTATAGAGAGTCAGATTCAACAACTAGGTTCAGTCCCAGCTAATCTTGTTAAAATAAGTGTGGGAATTTTAACTAATGTTGTGGCGATTGTCGCCCTCCTAGTGATTACTTTCTACCTTCTTTTAGAAAGAAAAAATCTTAATCGTTATCTCCATATTCTTTTTGGTGGTGATGGCGAGAGAAGGGCAGAGAAATTTATTGATGCCATGGAAGAGAAAATTGGTGGTTGGATAAGAGCCCAAATGGTTTCCATGATAATTATTGGAGTAATGTCCTATTTGGGACTGCGTTTACTGGGGATTGAATTTGCCTTGCCTTTAGCGCTTTTAGCCGGACTTTTTGAGGTCGTTCCCAATATTGGGCCAGTAGCGGCTTCAATACCAGCTATCTTAGCCGGCATAACTGTTTCGCCATTAATGGCTTTAGCAGTTGCCGCTCTCTATTTTTTAATTCAACAGATTGAAAGTACCTTTATTTATCCTCAAATCGTTGGCAAAGAAGCTGGCGTTAATCCTTTAATAATAATCATTTCTTTAACAATTGGCTTTAAACTTGGCGGTATTTTAGGGGCAGTTTTAGCGGTCCCTTGTGTTTTGTTAATTCAAGTAATTACTTCAGAATTTTTTTCTTCCGAAAAATTTAACCGGTTTTAG
- a CDS encoding CCA tRNA nucleotidyltransferase yields the protein MSQKLPEKFSKKIPKEILSVFKKFTDQGHEIYLVGAGVRSLLQNKVPIDCDFTTKATPKIIQALFDDSFYDNAFGTVGIPFKTKRGEEVYEITTYRKEWGYSDKRRPDEVKWGKKLEEDLRRRDFTFNAIVIGPILKNGQWDQKSLELIDLFDGQKDFKNKIVKAVGDPDKRFSEDALRMMRAIRFAAQQGFTIEKKTFQAIKKNNQLIDQISKERVRDELFKILTSDHAADGYSILRNSGLAEIILPEVKKMFGVEQKSPGRHHLDDVGTHAIKSLKASNSRDPVVNLAILIHDVGKPLVADKDKKGTITFYNHEMVGTHLARNIARRLKFSKKDENRLITLVRWHQFSVDERQTDKAIRRFIKNIGKENLTDMLELRRADRVGGGARETSWRFERFKKKLVEVQKQPFSITDLKVNGQDVMKILGIRPGPVVGRILSQLFEEIEEDKSKNKRAYLLKRIKQLGKKLA from the coding sequence ATGAGCCAAAAACTCCCAGAAAAATTTAGTAAAAAAATTCCTAAAGAAATTTTGAGTGTCTTTAAAAAATTTACAGACCAAGGCCATGAAATCTATTTGGTCGGTGCTGGTGTGAGAAGTCTACTTCAAAATAAAGTTCCAATTGACTGTGATTTCACAACCAAGGCTACCCCTAAAATTATCCAGGCTTTATTCGATGATTCTTTTTACGATAATGCTTTTGGCACGGTCGGAATTCCTTTTAAAACTAAAAGAGGTGAAGAGGTTTATGAAATTACCACTTATCGAAAAGAATGGGGCTATTCTGATAAAAGAAGACCAGATGAAGTTAAGTGGGGTAAAAAATTAGAAGAAGACTTAAGAAGAAGGGATTTCACTTTTAATGCCATTGTCATTGGACCAATCTTAAAAAATGGCCAGTGGGATCAAAAATCTTTGGAGCTGATTGACCTTTTTGATGGCCAAAAAGATTTTAAAAATAAAATTGTCAAGGCCGTAGGTGATCCGGATAAAAGATTTTCTGAGGACGCTCTAAGAATGATGCGAGCGATCCGTTTTGCTGCCCAACAAGGTTTTACCATCGAGAAAAAGACTTTTCAAGCGATCAAGAAAAACAACCAGTTAATCGATCAAATCAGTAAGGAAAGAGTTAGAGATGAACTGTTTAAGATTCTTACCAGCGATCATGCGGCTGATGGTTATTCAATCCTAAGAAACTCTGGCTTAGCCGAAATAATTCTGCCTGAAGTCAAAAAAATGTTTGGGGTTGAGCAAAAAAGCCCGGGTCGGCATCATCTTGACGACGTTGGCACTCATGCCATTAAATCTCTTAAGGCTAGTAATTCCAGAGATCCAGTTGTTAACCTGGCGATTCTTATTCATGATGTTGGCAAGCCACTAGTGGCTGACAAAGATAAAAAAGGAACTATTACTTTCTACAATCATGAAATGGTTGGGACCCATTTAGCCCGAAACATTGCCCGAAGACTAAAATTTTCTAAAAAGGATGAGAATAGATTGATTACCCTAGTCCGTTGGCACCAATTCAGTGTTGATGAAAGACAAACCGATAAAGCTATCAGGCGTTTTATTAAAAATATTGGCAAGGAAAACTTAACCGATATGCTTGAATTAAGACGAGCAGACCGAGTTGGCGGTGGCGCCAGAGAAACCTCCTGGCGGTTTGAAAGATTTAAGAAAAAATTAGTCGAGGTTCAAAAACAACCTTTCTCTATTACTGATCTCAAGGTCAATGGTCAAGATGTTATGAAAATTCTGGGAATTCGTCCTGGACCAGTTGTGGGCAGGATTTTAAGCCAACTATTTGAAGAGATTGAGGAAGATAAAAGTAAAAATAAACGCGCTTATCTTCTCAAAAGAATCAAACAGCTTGGAAAAAAACTAGCTTGA
- a CDS encoding DUF4446 family protein translates to MLLNFDQLLIVLIGIIFVWLIALSFLFYKFLSPLWKLTKGITKKDLKSVLEKLFKDFDKQTKEIDKLVRIAEELEKNNLYNIQKVGLVRYNPFAETGGDQSFCLSLLDGRGNGLVISSLHSRDTTRIYAKPVKKSKAAGYDLSAEEKQAIKKAKRIR, encoded by the coding sequence ATGTTACTCAATTTTGATCAACTTCTTATTGTTTTAATAGGTATCATTTTTGTTTGGCTGATTGCCTTGAGCTTTCTTTTTTACAAATTTTTATCACCTTTATGGAAGTTGACCAAAGGAATAACTAAGAAAGATTTGAAGAGCGTTTTAGAGAAATTATTTAAAGATTTTGACAAACAAACCAAAGAAATTGATAAACTAGTTAGGATTGCAGAAGAATTAGAAAAGAATAATTTGTATAATATTCAAAAAGTTGGTTTAGTGCGCTATAATCCTTTTGCAGAGACTGGCGGAGATCAAAGTTTTTGTTTATCATTATTAGATGGAAGAGGCAATGGCTTGGTTATTTCAAGTTTGCACAGTCGAGATACTACCAGGATTTATGCCAAGCCAGTCAAAAAGAGTAAAGCCGCTGGTTATGACTTATCGGCCGAGGAAAAACAAGCAATTAAAAAAGCAAAAAGAATAAGATGA
- the secF gene encoding protein translocase subunit SecF has protein sequence MIDWMKYKWLYFALSALVLVPGVVSLILFGLRPAIDFTGGSLLELKAQQELNPKEIDQLLIEKNFEVSAIQKSGENQILIRLQPIEKNQAGEIQSAINESFSQKTEEIRFETVGPTLGKELVRKTIWAIILAAGFILAYVAWRFKDVKFGVCAILAMFHDTFILLGSFSLLGHFLGVEIDTLFVTALLTILSFSVHDTIVVYDRIRESQKLLPRTPFREIVNKAVTETLNRSVNNSMTIIFMLIALLLLGGTTIRWFVAALLIGTISGTYSSTFTAAPLLIIWEKFAKRK, from the coding sequence ATGATTGATTGGATGAAATATAAATGGCTTTACTTTGCCTTATCGGCCTTGGTTTTAGTCCCAGGGGTTGTTTCTCTGATTTTGTTTGGTTTAAGACCGGCGATTGATTTTACTGGTGGCAGTTTATTGGAATTGAAAGCCCAACAAGAATTGAATCCTAAAGAGATCGATCAATTACTGATTGAGAAAAACTTTGAGGTTTCAGCGATTCAAAAATCAGGTGAAAATCAAATTTTAATTCGTCTTCAGCCAATTGAAAAAAACCAAGCTGGAGAAATTCAATCAGCTATCAATGAAAGCTTTAGCCAAAAAACAGAAGAGATTCGTTTTGAAACGGTTGGGCCAACTTTAGGCAAAGAGTTGGTTAGGAAAACGATTTGGGCCATAATTTTAGCGGCTGGTTTTATTCTCGCTTATGTGGCTTGGCGGTTTAAGGATGTCAAATTTGGGGTTTGTGCTATTTTAGCGATGTTCCACGACACTTTTATTCTCCTTGGTAGTTTTTCTTTATTAGGCCATTTCTTAGGAGTTGAAATTGACACTTTGTTTGTAACCGCCCTGTTAACGATTCTTTCTTTTTCGGTTCACGACACGATTGTTGTTTATGACCGAATTCGAGAATCACAAAAATTATTACCAAGAACGCCTTTTAGAGAAATAGTTAATAAGGCAGTGACCGAAACCCTGAATCGATCAGTTAATAACTCGATGACCATTATCTTTATGTTAATTGCTTTGCTTTTATTAGGTGGCACGACGATTAGGTGGTTTGTTGCCGCTTTGTTGATTGGTACAATTTCTGGAACTTATTCTTCCACTTTTACGGCCGCACCACTATTAATTATTTGGGAAAAGTTTGCCAAAAGAAAGTGA
- a CDS encoding DUF5679 domain-containing protein — MADFYCVKCRAKRNGKDVQKVTMKNGKPARKAVCEVCGTTMFRIGG, encoded by the coding sequence ATGGCAGACTTTTATTGTGTAAAGTGTCGCGCTAAAAGAAACGGCAAGGACGTTCAGAAAGTTACTATGAAGAACGGCAAACCAGCCAGAAAGGCAGTTTGTGAGGTATGCGGCACAACTATGTTCAGAATCGGAGGCTAA